One stretch of Candidatus Bathyarchaeia archaeon DNA includes these proteins:
- a CDS encoding DUF47 family protein translates to MKVVLPAETEERVKRRALTACQDNLRKVLEVTRKIPQMAEHFASGDKASANQLFSQIKQGEEEVIKARQLVSQELAEIGAILLAREDFLRFTNLTSEIADFSEGIAFYLVQLMEHNWNVPADVRQDLQKLSDAVLETVLKLRETMMVLSYGSTKTLEKAKDVEIAERIVDEYYRTLSIKVLSSNLDLPALFILRDVLQLLENSADKAEDAADAVRLLSFIM, encoded by the coding sequence ATGAAAGTGGTACTTCCAGCTGAAACAGAAGAGCGTGTGAAACGTCGAGCCTTAACAGCCTGCCAAGACAACTTACGCAAGGTGCTGGAGGTAACTCGAAAAATCCCCCAAATGGCAGAACACTTCGCCAGCGGCGACAAAGCAAGCGCAAACCAGCTTTTTAGCCAAATCAAACAAGGCGAAGAAGAAGTCATCAAAGCCAGGCAACTGGTCAGCCAAGAACTTGCCGAAATAGGCGCCATCCTTTTAGCCAGAGAAGACTTCTTGCGGTTCACCAATTTAACCAGCGAAATCGCCGACTTCTCCGAAGGCATCGCCTTTTACCTTGTTCAACTCATGGAGCACAACTGGAATGTTCCCGCTGACGTCCGCCAAGACCTGCAAAAGCTTTCTGACGCCGTTTTGGAAACGGTGCTTAAACTACGGGAAACCATGATGGTTCTCAGCTACGGCTCAACCAAAACGCTGGAGAAAGCCAAAGACGTGGAAATCGCAGAACGCATCGTAGATGAATACTACCGCACATTATCCATTAAAGTTTTAAGCAGCAACCTAGATTTGCCCGCGTTGTTCATACTGCGGGATGTCTTGCAGCTTTTGGAGAATTCAGCAGACAAAGCTGAGGATGCTGCGGACGCAGTCAGACTGTTATCCTTCATAATGTGA
- the endA gene encoding tRNA-intron lyase, with product MLKKSEPEKIKVELLENFLVVWNPEEGSQLYKNGYYGKPLGIAKPKIPEFNVPLILDLMEGMYLADKGTVTIFEGPTKRKVGLTKLKQKAKQLYEEFDEKYTVYRNLRESGLIVTPGIKFGCDFAVYKYGPGVEHAPYMVSVKTANADISATEIVKAGRLATTVRKRFIIAVPEADTKEVKYLIFKWFKA from the coding sequence ATGCTAAAGAAGTCTGAGCCTGAGAAAATCAAAGTTGAATTGCTAGAAAACTTTTTGGTCGTTTGGAACCCCGAGGAAGGCTCACAACTCTACAAAAACGGCTACTACGGCAAACCGTTAGGCATTGCAAAACCCAAAATCCCCGAATTCAACGTGCCCCTCATTTTGGATTTAATGGAAGGCATGTACTTAGCCGACAAAGGCACAGTTACAATTTTTGAGGGACCCACCAAACGCAAGGTTGGGTTAACAAAGCTCAAGCAGAAGGCAAAGCAGCTTTACGAGGAATTTGACGAAAAATACACCGTTTACCGCAACCTCAGGGAAAGCGGGTTAATTGTCACGCCAGGCATAAAGTTCGGCTGCGACTTCGCCGTCTACAAGTACGGTCCAGGCGTTGAACACGCCCCGTACATGGTGTCAGTGAAAACGGCAAACGCAGACATATCCGCCACCGAAATCGTCAAAGCAGGACGCTTAGCGACAACGGTACGCAAACGCTTCATCATCGCCGTCCCTGAAGCCGACACCAAAGAAGTAAAGTACCTGATTTTCAAGTGGTTCAAAGCATAA